In Myxococcus guangdongensis, a single genomic region encodes these proteins:
- a CDS encoding c-type cytochrome: MSGATWKLGPCVVLALVASACGDDAEPPTAAEYGELLFRDARLSESQFNAFSCATCHATTPTPLDGRMDSGYTLHNVVSRPDWWGGYETNLLDAVNFCYVSFMRGVQPLPVDSPQSRALYEYLVSISPDAQAPALPYTVVKDIQEVPRGSLERGQTVYRAACQECHGELHTGAGRLTELASILPEVTQDYDELFPGIPHSLVVIEKVRHGQFFHIGGNMPAYSLESLSDADMGALLTYLGL, translated from the coding sequence ATGAGCGGCGCGACCTGGAAGCTGGGGCCCTGCGTGGTGCTCGCGCTCGTCGCCTCCGCGTGTGGTGATGACGCCGAGCCCCCCACCGCAGCGGAGTACGGCGAGCTGTTGTTCCGCGACGCGCGCCTGTCGGAGAGCCAGTTCAACGCCTTCTCCTGCGCCACCTGCCACGCGACGACCCCCACGCCGCTCGACGGTCGGATGGACTCCGGCTACACGCTGCACAACGTCGTGTCGCGTCCCGATTGGTGGGGCGGCTACGAGACGAACCTGCTGGACGCGGTGAACTTCTGCTACGTCAGCTTCATGCGCGGCGTGCAGCCGCTGCCGGTGGACTCGCCCCAGAGCCGCGCGCTGTACGAGTACCTGGTGAGCATCAGCCCGGATGCCCAGGCGCCCGCCCTGCCCTACACCGTGGTGAAGGACATCCAGGAAGTTCCTCGCGGCAGCCTGGAGCGCGGGCAAACCGTGTATCGCGCGGCCTGCCAGGAATGCCACGGGGAACTCCATACAGGCGCGGGACGCCTGACGGAGCTGGCCTCCATCCTCCCGGAGGTGACACAGGATTATGACGAACTCTTCCCGGGAATCCCCCACTCGCTCGTCGTCATCGAGAAAGTGAGACACGGCCAGTTCTTCCACATCGGCGGCAACATGCCCGCCTACAGCCTGGAGTCACTCTCCGATGCGGACATGGGAGCGCTGCTGACGTACCTGGGGCTGTAG
- a CDS encoding YncE family protein, which translates to MTGRLARAWGPALGLLLGACSEDKSPFDGVKPPDGLQYEHDTPWTEGSTVPPPGPGGRVLVTNSLDDTVSLLELDGATTPGWRELARVPVGLNPVELEGPHHTAVSPDGAFYYVGISNYVPGGGSGPHGAHGTGSDDGYCLKMDARDNRRVGAVRVDPNPGDVIVSKDGKTLYQSHFDTLKILEVAQRGGTEDEMHARLAIIDAETMTRKAMVSVCPAPHAIRLSPDERTAYIACWSDEVAIVDLTALTEQPRRVKVAPGSGTAISPRHQPYALTMSPTTGDVWVSSMASRELHVLESATNTMNAARTKRLDGAPMFGDFSKDGKTLYVPYQGVEALLVIDAATGTTQREIDLAPEGCLNAHQATLTPDGSHALVVCEGDHVGPGTLHAVNLADGAVVNTVRVGIFPDSVSILGGRR; encoded by the coding sequence ATGACCGGGCGACTCGCGCGCGCGTGGGGGCCCGCGCTGGGACTGCTGCTCGGCGCCTGCTCCGAGGACAAGAGCCCCTTCGATGGCGTGAAGCCGCCGGACGGATTGCAGTACGAGCACGACACGCCATGGACCGAGGGCAGCACCGTGCCCCCTCCGGGCCCGGGCGGGCGTGTCCTGGTGACCAACAGCCTGGATGACACCGTGAGTCTGTTGGAGCTGGATGGCGCTACCACACCCGGCTGGCGCGAGCTGGCGCGCGTGCCGGTGGGGCTCAACCCGGTGGAGCTGGAGGGCCCCCACCACACGGCGGTGTCACCGGATGGCGCCTTCTATTACGTGGGCATCTCCAACTACGTGCCGGGCGGCGGCTCGGGACCTCACGGCGCGCACGGCACGGGCTCGGATGACGGCTACTGCTTGAAGATGGACGCGCGCGACAACCGGCGGGTGGGCGCGGTGCGCGTGGACCCCAACCCCGGCGACGTCATCGTCAGCAAGGACGGCAAGACGCTGTACCAGTCGCACTTCGACACGCTGAAGATTCTCGAGGTGGCGCAGCGCGGCGGCACCGAGGACGAGATGCACGCGCGGCTGGCCATCATCGACGCCGAGACGATGACCCGGAAGGCCATGGTCTCCGTGTGCCCGGCGCCGCACGCCATCCGCCTGTCTCCGGACGAGCGCACCGCGTACATCGCCTGCTGGTCCGACGAGGTGGCCATCGTCGACCTCACCGCGCTCACCGAGCAGCCCCGGCGCGTGAAGGTGGCCCCCGGCTCGGGCACCGCCATCTCTCCTCGACACCAGCCCTACGCGCTGACGATGTCGCCCACCACGGGGGATGTCTGGGTCAGCTCCATGGCGAGCCGCGAGCTGCATGTGTTGGAGTCCGCGACCAACACGATGAACGCCGCGCGCACTAAACGCCTCGACGGCGCGCCCATGTTCGGGGACTTCAGCAAGGACGGGAAGACGCTCTACGTGCCGTACCAGGGCGTGGAGGCGCTGCTCGTCATCGACGCGGCGACGGGCACCACCCAACGTGAAATCGACCTGGCGCCCGAGGGCTGTCTCAACGCGCATCAAGCGACGCTGACGCCGGATGGCAGCCACGCGCTCGTCGTCTGCGAAGGCGACCACGTGGGCCCCGGCACGCTGCACGCGGTGAACCTGGCCGACGGCGCGGTGGTGAATACCGTGCGCGTGGGCATCTTCCCGGACTCGGTGAGCATCCTCGGAGGGCGACGATGA